A DNA window from Helianthus annuus cultivar XRQ/B chromosome 15, HanXRQr2.0-SUNRISE, whole genome shotgun sequence contains the following coding sequences:
- the LOC110909509 gene encoding LOB domain-containing protein 36 yields MSSTNSPCAACKFLRRKCTQECVFAPYFPPDQPQKFANVHKVFGASNVSKILNELNTTQREDAVNSLAYEADARLCDPVYGCVGLISVLQHRLKQVQKDLHEAKIELASYIGPNVLPVLNQGFIPQIHSMPSSSVPYNMQPAMGIAAPTNVYQQQQEMVTFVNSIEQQEMLRNYEQQQQQQQQSVDIVRHVTGSGFNPMTTPATMSPSSSSLGSTYVNDMCHIPQQGQDQKTQLQERQQFLLQQETTQQSAVLCAPITVAQRTTGEEDRNVAPHVDL; encoded by the coding sequence ATGTCTTCAACAAATTCGCCATGTGCGGCGTGCAAGTTTTTACGACGAAAATGCACACAAGAATGCGTGTTTGCACCCTACTTCCCACCGGACCAGCCTCAGAAATTTGCCAATGTGCATAAAGTATTTGGTGCTAGTAATGTGTCCAAAATCCTTAACGAACTTAATACTACTCAACGAGAAGACGCGGTTAATTCATTGGCGTATGAGGCTGATGCGAGGCTATGTGATCCTGTTTACGGATGTGTTGGATTGATCTCGGTTCTTCAGCATAGATTAAAGCAAGTTCAGAAAGATTTACACGAGGCGAAAATAGAATTGGCAAGTTACATTGGACCTAATGTGTTGCCTGTTTTGAATCAAGGGTTTATTCCCCAAATTCATAGTATGCCATCATCGTCTGTACCGTACAACATGCAGCCCGCTATGGGCATCGCGGCTCCTACGAATGTgtatcaacaacaacaagaaaTGGTGACCTTTGTTAATTCTATAGAACAACAAGAAATGTTGAGAAACtatgaacaacaacaacagcaacaacaacaatcggTTGATATTGTAAGGCATGTGACTGGTAGCGGGTTTAATCCTATGACCACTCCGGCCACCATGTCACCATCGTCGTCGTCGTTAGGTAGTACTTATGTCAATGACATGTGTCACATCCCACAACAAGGGCAAGATCAAAAAACCCAACTCCAAGAGCGTCAACAATTTCTACTCCAACAAGAAACAACTCAGCAGTCAGCGGTTCTCTGCGCACCAATTACTGTTGCACAGAGAACAACTGGCGAAGAAGATAGGAATGTTGCTCCTCATGTTGATCTTTAG